A window of Acidobacteriota bacterium genomic DNA:
CGAGAACTTTCTTGCCGTCAGCAGAAGAACCACCGCCGCGCGGGAAAGGCCAGCTGTTGCCACCGCGGCGTCCGCCCCAGGGTCCGCCGCCACCCCAGGGTCCACTCATGGAGACGCGTCCGCCACCTTCTTCGCCTTCGAAGTAGATGGTGTAGACCATGGTGTCGGCGCGCTGCGCGCTTTCAATGGCGCGCTCGAGTGAGAGTCTGCTGCCGTGGTCCACGCCGTCGGTGAGCACGATGAGGGCTTTACGGCCCGTCTGCGGGCGCATCACTTCGTCGGAGGCAAGAAAGACAGCGTCGTAGAGAAGCGTGCCGGCATTCGAGCCGCCGCCCCTTGATCCGCCACCACCATAAGGCCCGCCGCCGCCATATCCGCCACGCCGGCCGCCGCCATATCCGCCGCGGTTGCCACCTTGCTGCTGATAGTCCTGCCTCGGTCCTTGCAACAGGCGCAGCGCGGAGACGATCCTCTCGCGCGAGGTGGTCACGTCCTGCAGCAACTCCACCTCGCCGTCAAAGTGCAGCAGGAACGAGGAATCCTTTTCGTCGCGCAGCACGTCGTTGGCGAAGACCGAGCTGGCGCTGATCTCCTGATCGAGG
This region includes:
- a CDS encoding VWA domain-containing protein; this translates as MQNMKVSHRSRPTGLLSSLFASALLIATLSALLTAQEEPISTISVNVKVVNVLATVRDKRGNIINSLSQDDFTLQEDGRPQTIKYFARETDLPLSLGLLVDTSGSQLSVLDQEISASSVFANDVLRDEKDSSFLLHFDGEVELLQDVTTSRERIVSALRLLQGPRQDYQQQGGNRGGYGGGRRGGYGGGGPYGGGGSRGGGSNAGTLLYDAVFLASDEVMRPQTGRKALIVLTDGVDHGSRLSLERAIESAQRADTMVYTIYFEGEEGGGRVSMSGPWGGGGPWGGRRGGNSWPFPRGGGSSADGKKVLERLSRETGGRMFVVSRSEPIAQIYRQIQDELRNQYNLGYTPDRAAGAAAEYRHIQVATKRNDLTVQYRDGYYASRPIAAQQ